Proteins encoded within one genomic window of Bradyrhizobium sp. 186:
- a CDS encoding HAMP domain-containing methyl-accepting chemotaxis protein, whose protein sequence is MSGRIASPSKRTIFPTLRFRAKIILGFAAVLVISAGSMAFAYFGFERVSSGVGSYRTSVTEADLARNIDRELLAYRSAVKYFVVTGKEDDAKAALDTEASLKGAIDQAVKSAKKPARQESLNKLAKEFSNFSATFAKVLQAKRDSALLVQNQLTRNANLLKYKLDDIGNNASDSEAQAIEFGTKQVNAQFQTASAAATNFVLTSDQAIATSALARLKFVENSLGAVYSMDDKIVAGLKDAKGLLGAYREALEKLIANAKMIDDLVTEMSGSAGAILQGATAMKADLVAEQQRLDSESEATIERTEHLVLMLAVGGTLLGAVLAFLLGTGISRPMIAMCKAMRELASGNFDVVLPGLGRKDEIGEMAGAVEEFKVQAVAKAERDAAVSEAQNKEASAARRSELIRFADEFESAVGAIVSNVSASAVQLESSASTLTRTAETTQTLSSQVAGVSEQASSNMQSVATATEELSASVEEIGRQVRDSSRIAEAAVGQAKETDSRIGKLSHAAQQIGEVVKLITAIAEQTNLLALNATIEAARAGEAGRGFAVVASEVKSLASQTAKATDEISSHIAGMQGATAESVAAIKEIGATIGQISSISTSIASAVEQQGAATQEIARSVQTVAQGTQTAATDIGQVNRGAAETGSASEEVLNSAKSLSSESTRLRAELDRFMGNIRAA, encoded by the coding sequence ATGTCCGGGCGTATCGCGTCGCCGTCAAAGCGCACCATATTTCCGACCCTCCGGTTCCGCGCAAAGATCATCCTCGGCTTTGCCGCGGTGCTGGTGATCTCCGCCGGCAGCATGGCGTTTGCCTATTTCGGCTTCGAGCGGGTCTCGTCCGGTGTCGGGTCCTACCGCACCAGCGTCACCGAGGCCGATCTCGCCCGCAACATCGACCGTGAGCTGCTCGCCTACCGCTCGGCGGTCAAATATTTCGTCGTTACCGGCAAGGAGGACGACGCCAAGGCTGCGCTGGACACCGAGGCCAGCCTGAAGGGGGCCATCGACCAGGCGGTCAAGAGTGCCAAGAAGCCGGCGCGGCAGGAGAGCCTCAACAAGCTCGCCAAGGAGTTTTCGAACTTCTCCGCGACCTTCGCAAAGGTCCTCCAGGCCAAGCGCGACAGCGCGCTGCTGGTGCAGAACCAGCTCACGCGTAACGCCAACCTCCTGAAGTACAAGCTTGACGACATCGGCAACAACGCCTCCGATTCCGAGGCGCAGGCGATCGAGTTCGGCACCAAGCAGGTCAATGCCCAGTTCCAGACCGCGAGCGCGGCGGCGACCAATTTCGTGCTGACGTCCGACCAGGCGATCGCCACCAGCGCGCTGGCGCGGCTGAAATTCGTCGAGAACTCGCTCGGCGCCGTCTATTCCATGGACGACAAGATCGTCGCCGGCCTGAAGGATGCAAAGGGATTGCTCGGCGCCTACCGCGAGGCGCTGGAGAAGTTGATCGCCAACGCCAAGATGATCGACGACCTCGTTACCGAGATGAGCGGCTCGGCGGGCGCGATCCTTCAGGGGGCGACCGCCATGAAGGCGGACCTCGTCGCCGAGCAGCAGCGGCTGGATTCGGAGTCGGAAGCAACGATCGAGCGGACCGAGCATCTGGTGCTGATGCTGGCCGTTGGCGGCACGCTGCTGGGTGCCGTCCTTGCCTTCCTGCTGGGCACCGGCATCTCGCGTCCGATGATCGCGATGTGCAAGGCGATGCGCGAGCTCGCCTCGGGCAATTTCGACGTCGTGCTGCCGGGACTCGGCCGCAAGGACGAGATCGGCGAGATGGCCGGCGCGGTCGAGGAGTTCAAGGTCCAGGCGGTGGCGAAAGCCGAGCGCGATGCAGCCGTGAGCGAGGCCCAGAACAAGGAGGCAAGTGCGGCCCGCCGCTCCGAGCTGATCCGCTTTGCCGACGAGTTCGAGAGCGCGGTCGGTGCCATCGTCTCCAACGTCTCGGCCTCCGCCGTGCAGCTCGAATCATCCGCCTCGACGCTGACGCGTACAGCCGAGACCACGCAGACGCTGTCGAGCCAGGTCGCCGGCGTCTCCGAGCAGGCCTCGAGCAACATGCAGTCGGTCGCGACCGCGACGGAAGAGCTCTCGGCCTCGGTCGAGGAGATCGGCCGCCAGGTGCGCGATTCCAGCCGCATCGCGGAAGCCGCCGTTGGGCAGGCCAAGGAAACCGACAGCCGCATCGGAAAACTGTCGCATGCGGCCCAGCAGATCGGCGAGGTCGTCAAGCTGATCACGGCGATCGCCGAGCAGACCAATCTTCTCGCGCTGAATGCCACCATCGAGGCGGCGCGCGCTGGCGAGGCCGGCCGCGGCTTTGCCGTGGTTGCGAGCGAAGTGAAGTCGCTGGCGAGCCAGACGGCAAAAGCCACCGACGAGATTTCCTCGCACATTGCCGGCATGCAGGGCGCCACCGCCGAGTCAGTCGCCGCGATCAAGGAGATCGGCGCGACCATCGGCCAGATCTCGTCGATCTCGACATCGATCGCCAGCGCGGTGGAGCAGCAGGGCGCGGCGACGCAGGAGATTGCCCGCAGCGTCCAGACCGTCGCGCAAGGGACTCAGACCGCCGCCACCGACATCGGCCAGGTCAACCGCGGCGCCGCCGAGACCGGGTCTGCCTCGGAGGAGGTCCTCAACTCGGCCAAGTCCCTCTCCAGCGAAAGCACCCGCCTGCGCGCCGAACTCGACCGCTTCATGGGGAATATCAGGGCAGCGTAA
- a CDS encoding (2Fe-2S)-binding protein — translation MSTVKLTVNGKAVAVDVEDRTLLVQLLRDHLNLTGTHVGCDTSQCGACVVHMDGQAVKSCTMLAGQADGANVTTIEGIAKGDELHPMQAAFRDNHGLQCGYCTPGMIMSAIDIVHRHSGQLDEETVRQELEGNICRCTGYHNIVKAVLDAAGRMKVAQAAE, via the coding sequence GTGTCTACAGTCAAACTGACAGTGAACGGCAAGGCCGTTGCTGTCGACGTCGAGGATCGCACGCTGCTGGTCCAGCTCCTGCGCGACCACCTCAACCTCACCGGAACCCATGTCGGCTGCGACACCAGCCAGTGCGGCGCCTGCGTCGTGCACATGGACGGCCAAGCGGTGAAATCCTGCACCATGCTGGCGGGCCAGGCCGACGGCGCCAACGTCACCACGATCGAAGGCATCGCCAAAGGCGACGAGCTGCACCCGATGCAAGCCGCCTTCCGCGACAATCACGGCCTCCAGTGCGGCTATTGCACGCCGGGCATGATCATGTCGGCGATCGACATCGTGCACCGCCATAGCGGCCAACTCGACGAAGAGACCGTCCGCCAGGAGCTCGAAGGCAACATCTGCCGCTGCACCGGCTACCACAACATCGTCAAAGCCGTGCTGGATGCGGCCGGACGCATGAAGGTTGCGCAGGCGGCCGAGTAA